Proteins from a genomic interval of Stenotrophomonas maltophilia R551-3:
- the mazG gene encoding nucleoside triphosphate pyrophosphohydrolase → MSAHDTPTTGSAASNELERLLSIMARLRDPQGGCPWDLEQNFATIAPYTIEEAYEVADAIDRGDLDDLCDELGDLLLQVVFHARMAEEQGAFAFAEVARAISDKMQRRHPHVFADVSVDDADGVTRNWDAIKRAERVAKGEQDTSALAGISRGLPEWQRAVKLQSRAAKVGFDWPGPLPVLDKAAEELQELREEFERGDIAGNKARLQEELGDLLFVCANLARHADIDLGAALRGANHKFERRFRAMEAQAEVQGEALSALDLDAQEALWQHAKAAEKA, encoded by the coding sequence ATGAGCGCGCACGACACCCCCACCACCGGCAGTGCCGCCAGCAACGAACTGGAACGCCTGCTGTCGATCATGGCGCGCCTGCGCGATCCGCAGGGTGGCTGCCCCTGGGACCTGGAGCAGAACTTCGCGACCATCGCCCCGTACACCATCGAGGAAGCCTACGAGGTGGCCGATGCCATCGATCGGGGCGACCTCGATGATCTCTGCGATGAGCTGGGCGACCTGCTGCTGCAGGTGGTGTTCCATGCGCGCATGGCCGAGGAGCAGGGCGCCTTCGCCTTCGCCGAGGTCGCGCGCGCGATCAGCGACAAGATGCAGCGCCGCCACCCGCACGTGTTCGCCGATGTCAGCGTCGATGACGCCGACGGGGTGACGCGCAACTGGGATGCGATCAAGCGCGCCGAGCGTGTGGCCAAAGGCGAGCAGGACACTTCCGCGCTGGCCGGCATCTCGCGCGGCCTGCCGGAATGGCAGCGGGCAGTGAAGCTGCAGTCGCGCGCGGCCAAGGTCGGTTTCGACTGGCCGGGCCCGCTGCCGGTGCTGGACAAGGCAGCTGAGGAACTGCAGGAACTGCGCGAAGAGTTCGAGCGCGGCGACATTGCCGGCAACAAGGCGCGCCTGCAGGAAGAACTGGGCGACCTGCTGTTCGTCTGCGCCAACCTGGCCCGGCACGCCGACATCGACCTGGGTGCTGCGTTGCGTGGCGCCAACCACAAGTTCGAACGCCGCTTCCGCGCGATGGAAGCACAGGCCGAAGTGCAGGGGGAAGCGCTGTCCGCGCTGGACCTGGATGCGCAGGAAGCGCTGTGGCAGCACGCCAAGGCGGCGGAGAAGGCGTGA
- a CDS encoding YnfA family protein yields MKTLALFLLTALAEIVGCYLPWLWLRKGGSIWLLLPAAASLALFAWLLTLHPTPSGRVYAAYGGVYIGTALFWLWLVDGIRPSRWDLLGAALCLAGMAVIMFGPRAPSV; encoded by the coding sequence GTGAAGACACTTGCGCTGTTCCTGCTGACCGCGCTGGCCGAAATCGTTGGCTGCTACCTGCCGTGGTTGTGGCTGCGCAAGGGCGGCAGCATCTGGTTGCTGCTGCCGGCGGCAGCCAGTCTGGCCCTGTTCGCGTGGCTGCTGACCCTGCATCCAACCCCCAGTGGCCGCGTCTATGCCGCTTACGGTGGCGTCTATATCGGCACCGCGCTGTTCTGGCTGTGGCTGGTCGATGGCATCCGCCCCAGCCGCTGGGACCTGCTCGGTGCCGCACTTTGCCTGGCCGGGATGGCGGTGATCATGTTCGGCCCGCGCGCGCCTTCGGTGTAG
- the cysQ gene encoding 3'(2'),5'-bisphosphate nucleotidase CysQ, with amino-acid sequence MIKLTTDLRETAIAIAQEAGQAIMQVYADGFDVQLKDDNSPVTAADLAANQVIEQGLQQLTPDLPILSEESAQVTWEQRRHWGAYWLVDPLDGTREFIKRNGEFSVNIALIYQGAPAFGVVLAPVTGIVWHAMRGELAYRRQGLHDTVLRTRTPATAPLRVAASRSHRSPETEALLARMGRIETIAQGSSLKFCRIAEGGLDVYPRLGPTSEWDTAAGQCVLHAAGGAVLSAATGKPFRYNRRETLLNGDFIALGDTSLPWRDWLSD; translated from the coding sequence ATGATCAAATTGACCACGGACCTGCGCGAGACCGCCATCGCCATCGCCCAGGAAGCCGGACAGGCCATCATGCAGGTATATGCCGATGGCTTCGACGTGCAGCTCAAGGACGACAACAGCCCGGTCACCGCCGCCGACCTGGCCGCCAACCAGGTCATCGAGCAGGGCCTGCAGCAGCTGACCCCGGATCTGCCGATCCTGTCCGAGGAGTCGGCCCAGGTCACGTGGGAGCAACGCCGTCATTGGGGCGCCTACTGGCTGGTCGACCCGCTGGACGGCACCCGCGAGTTCATCAAGCGCAACGGCGAGTTCAGCGTCAACATCGCATTGATCTACCAGGGTGCGCCGGCCTTCGGCGTGGTGCTGGCGCCGGTCACCGGCATCGTCTGGCATGCCATGCGCGGTGAGCTGGCATACCGTCGCCAGGGCCTGCACGACACCGTGCTGCGTACCCGTACGCCGGCCACCGCACCACTGCGGGTCGCCGCCAGCCGCTCGCACCGCTCGCCGGAAACCGAAGCGCTGCTGGCGCGGATGGGCCGCATCGAAACCATCGCGCAGGGCTCATCGCTGAAGTTCTGCCGGATCGCCGAAGGCGGGCTGGATGTCTATCCCCGGCTGGGCCCGACCTCCGAATGGGACACCGCCGCCGGCCAGTGCGTGCTGCACGCCGCCGGTGGCGCGGTGCTGTCGGCGGCGACCGGCAAGCCGTTCCGCTACAACCGCCGCGAGACCCTGTTGAACGGTGATTTCATTGCCCTTGGTGACACCAGCCTGCCCTGGCGCGACTGGTTGTCCGATTGA
- a CDS encoding DUF962 domain-containing protein translates to MSRFASFREFYPFYLDEHRHPVSRRLHFIGSCGVLLLVAAAILRGQPLLLIGALFCGYGFAWFGHFFFEKNRPATFRHPLYSFMGDWVMFVDILRGRVPW, encoded by the coding sequence ATGTCCCGTTTCGCCAGCTTCCGTGAGTTCTATCCGTTCTATCTGGACGAGCACCGCCACCCGGTGTCGCGCCGGCTGCATTTCATCGGCAGTTGCGGGGTGCTGCTGCTGGTCGCTGCCGCGATCCTGCGCGGCCAGCCGCTGCTCCTGATCGGCGCTCTGTTCTGCGGTTACGGGTTCGCCTGGTTCGGTCATTTCTTCTTCGAGAAGAACCGCCCGGCCACTTTCCGGCATCCGCTGTATTCATTCATGGGCGACTGGGTGATGTTCGTCGACATCCTGCGCGGGCGGGTGCCCTGGTAG
- the nudE gene encoding ADP compounds hydrolase NudE, translated as MNDDRGGRRLPIIHRITDEENGPFQRQHLDLEFSNGERRRFERLVSRGHGAVVVVPMLDDETVLLVREYAAGMHRYELGLVKGRIDAGETPEQAADRELKEEAGYGARRVDVLRAMTLAPTYMSHQSWLVVARDLYPEKLAGDEPEELEVVPWKLAELDQLMLREDFSEGRSLAALFIARQWLQGTR; from the coding sequence ATGAACGATGACCGTGGCGGCCGTCGCTTGCCGATCATCCATCGGATCACCGATGAAGAGAACGGTCCCTTCCAGCGCCAGCACCTGGACCTGGAGTTCTCCAATGGTGAACGCCGCCGTTTCGAGCGCCTGGTCAGCCGGGGCCACGGCGCGGTGGTGGTGGTGCCGATGCTCGATGACGAGACCGTGCTGCTGGTACGTGAATACGCTGCTGGCATGCACCGCTACGAGCTGGGCCTGGTCAAGGGCCGGATCGACGCCGGCGAGACCCCCGAACAGGCGGCCGACCGCGAGCTGAAGGAAGAGGCCGGCTACGGTGCACGCCGGGTCGACGTGCTGCGCGCGATGACGCTGGCCCCGACCTACATGAGCCATCAGTCGTGGCTGGTGGTGGCGCGGGACCTGTACCCGGAAAAGCTGGCCGGCGATGAGCCGGAAGAACTGGAAGTGGTGCCGTGGAAGCTGGCCGAGCTGGACCAGCTGATGCTGCGCGAGGACTTCTCCGAGGGACGCTCGCTGGCGGCGCTGTTCATCGCCCGGCAGTGGCTGCAGGGAACGCGATGA